In Sphingobacterium thalpophilum, a genomic segment contains:
- a CDS encoding serine hydrolase produces MKFLLTFIFCSCFSFSLFSQVGKVGRQKDQFEVIDSVLGQVLKDHHVAGFAVAVVKGDKIIYNKGFGYRDFANKKPVTPNTLFAIGSSSKAFTASLLGLLRADGKLTFEDRAVSLLPTLRFYNDEMDNQIVVKDLMAHRTGLSRYDLSWFLFNSKNRDSLISRVRFMKPSSGLRMKWFYNNFMYLAQGMIVERLSGKTWEQNIQEKFFAPLQMTRSNTDLLAFQRDSDASLPYTLSKDKTIKLIDYYNISGMGPAGSINSSANDMSNWLKVWLNRGYFNGKEILPANYINEAASSQMVMDAALPDKHKDVFLSNYGLGWMIGSYRGHYQVEHGGNINGFSANVAFFPTDTLGIVVLTNQNVSKVPTVVRNSIADILLGLNPIDWNGEKKAEIDSLRHIKKEEEEKLPVTATKPSHSLKQYTGSFENPAYGIIEVRLKDNKLYSELGYERVVLIHRHYDVFDPRSVDKNGVADTEPSNLLFNFFSDVDGQIQGIGILLDGSEKPVMFDRKPSSVAASR; encoded by the coding sequence ATGAAATTCCTTTTAACCTTTATTTTTTGCTCCTGCTTTTCTTTTTCACTATTTTCTCAGGTTGGGAAAGTAGGCAGGCAGAAAGATCAATTTGAAGTAATTGATTCTGTTCTCGGCCAAGTTTTAAAAGATCATCATGTGGCGGGTTTTGCCGTTGCGGTTGTGAAAGGCGATAAAATAATTTATAATAAGGGATTTGGTTATCGTGATTTCGCGAATAAAAAACCCGTCACACCCAATACGCTTTTTGCAATTGGTTCAAGCTCCAAAGCTTTTACTGCTTCATTGTTAGGTTTGTTGAGAGCAGATGGCAAACTAACATTTGAGGACCGAGCGGTATCTTTACTGCCAACGTTGCGGTTTTACAATGATGAGATGGATAATCAAATCGTTGTTAAAGACCTAATGGCGCATAGGACAGGCTTGTCCCGCTATGATTTATCTTGGTTTCTGTTCAATAGCAAAAATAGAGATAGTCTGATTTCGCGGGTCAGATTTATGAAACCCAGCTCAGGCCTGCGAATGAAATGGTTCTATAATAACTTCATGTACCTTGCACAAGGAATGATTGTGGAGCGATTGAGTGGTAAGACATGGGAACAAAATATACAAGAAAAGTTTTTTGCCCCCCTACAAATGACCCGTTCTAATACCGATCTCTTAGCATTTCAACGGGACAGCGATGCTTCTTTGCCCTATACACTTTCCAAAGATAAAACGATAAAACTGATTGATTATTATAATATTAGTGGTATGGGGCCAGCAGGAAGCATAAATAGCAGTGCTAATGACATGTCTAATTGGCTCAAGGTTTGGCTCAACCGAGGTTATTTCAATGGGAAAGAAATACTTCCTGCAAATTATATAAATGAGGCTGCGAGCTCCCAAATGGTGATGGATGCAGCTTTACCAGACAAACATAAAGATGTCTTCCTTTCCAATTATGGTTTAGGCTGGATGATTGGCTCCTATAGAGGACATTATCAAGTAGAACATGGTGGAAATATTAACGGATTTTCTGCGAATGTGGCATTTTTTCCAACAGATACACTCGGAATTGTCGTATTAACCAATCAAAACGTATCTAAAGTTCCTACGGTGGTCAGAAATTCTATAGCGGATATACTTCTTGGTTTGAATCCAATCGACTGGAATGGTGAAAAAAAGGCTGAAATCGACTCACTGCGTCATATTAAAAAAGAAGAAGAAGAAAAGTTGCCCGTTACAGCGACGAAACCTTCCCATTCCTTAAAACAGTATACTGGTTCTTTTGAAAATCCTGCATATGGAATTATTGAGGTAAGGCTTAAGGATAACAAGTTATACAGTGAACTCGGTTATGAGAGGGTTGTTCTTATCCACCGACATTATGATGTTTTTGACCCACGGTCTGTCGATAAAAATGGGGTAGCAGATACTGAACCAAGTAATCTTCTCTTTAACTTCTTTAGCGATGTGGACGGTCAGATTCAAGGTATAGGAATTCTATTGGACGGTAGTGAAAAACCAGTTATGTTTGATCGTAAACCCAGTTCTGTTGCTGCATCGCGGTAA
- a CDS encoding DUF2625 domain-containing protein, translating into MKLTIKILLFVMLSHFAFGQAKMRELKELINKDEDAIKLIMAWKNAAKNKIQILANDSLRSNEALFNTQISTRSPMGAIVFHTGGILIDNGWIRIYGSGSKKLNRNLPNWNKGKTFQNFGDKPGYLIIADDAVGGFFLLNGGDLGNDLGKIYYLSPDNNEYEQLDLTYTEFINFCFSGNIDVFYRDLRWKNWEDDFKKLSANEAFIFYPYLWTKEGRDINKVEKNKASIEEIYTLRTRQL; encoded by the coding sequence ATGAAATTGACTATTAAAATCTTACTATTTGTCATGCTTTCTCATTTTGCTTTTGGGCAAGCCAAAATGAGAGAATTAAAAGAACTTATTAATAAGGATGAAGACGCCATAAAGTTAATCATGGCTTGGAAAAATGCTGCAAAAAATAAGATTCAAATTTTAGCGAATGACTCATTAAGGTCCAATGAAGCATTATTTAATACCCAAATATCAACACGTTCACCAATGGGTGCAATAGTTTTTCATACGGGTGGTATTTTGATTGATAATGGATGGATCAGGATTTACGGTTCTGGAAGCAAGAAATTAAATCGAAATCTACCAAATTGGAATAAAGGGAAAACTTTTCAGAATTTTGGCGACAAACCCGGTTATTTAATTATTGCAGATGATGCTGTAGGTGGATTTTTCTTATTAAATGGAGGTGATTTAGGAAACGATTTAGGCAAAATATACTATCTGTCTCCAGATAATAATGAATATGAACAGCTCGATCTAACTTATACAGAATTTATTAATTTCTGCTTTAGTGGAAATATTGATGTGTTTTATAGGGATTTACGTTGGAAAAATTGGGAAGATGACTTCAAGAAACTAAGTGCCAATGAAGCTTTTATCTTTTATCCCTATTTATGGACTAAAGAAGGAAGGGACATCAATAAAGTGGAAAAAAATAAAGCAAGTATAGAAGAAATCTATACATTGAGAACACGGCAACTATAA
- a CDS encoding ElyC/SanA/YdcF family protein: MKKIKRFFLVVVVLCVVALVVVVITNNNVRAKTDSAIFTELKDVPRTKVAIIFGAGINGDQPSRYLKDRLDAGISLYKNHKVDKILLSGDNGRDEYDELSVMKLYCQKNGIDTAKIYIDYAGFDSYSTMYRAKYIFNVDTAILVSQKYHLNRCVYLGDKLAIKSFGYSADRGAYPGYKYYAFREKLSVTKAVLDIMRNRKPKYLGKQVDVNGKSNYTKE, translated from the coding sequence ATGAAAAAGATTAAAAGGTTCTTTTTAGTGGTTGTCGTTCTCTGTGTAGTAGCCCTGGTTGTTGTGGTGATAACCAATAACAATGTAAGGGCTAAAACAGATTCGGCGATTTTCACGGAACTTAAAGATGTGCCAAGAACCAAGGTCGCCATAATTTTTGGCGCTGGTATCAATGGTGATCAGCCAAGTAGATATTTGAAAGATAGACTCGATGCCGGGATTTCGTTGTACAAAAACCACAAAGTGGATAAAATATTGTTGTCGGGAGACAACGGAAGAGACGAGTACGATGAGCTTAGCGTAATGAAGTTGTACTGTCAGAAAAATGGCATCGATACCGCAAAAATTTACATTGACTATGCTGGGTTCGATAGCTATTCGACCATGTACCGGGCAAAATATATATTTAATGTTGATACGGCAATCTTGGTATCTCAGAAATATCATCTAAATAGATGTGTTTATCTGGGCGATAAATTGGCCATAAAATCATTCGGCTATAGTGCAGATCGGGGCGCTTACCCGGGGTATAAATATTATGCATTTAGAGAAAAACTATCAGTTACGAAAGCTGTTTTGGATATAATGAGAAATAGAAAACCAAAGTATTTAGGTAAGCAGGTGGATGTAAACGGAAAGTCGAATTATACGAAAGAATAG
- a CDS encoding endonuclease/exonuclease/phosphatase family protein: MKLRKIILLLVITLLGHTLFAQAKNEVKVLQINIWQEGTVVPNGFPAIADEIIAKHADVVLFSEVRNYKGTDFIQRILTELKAKGAIYFGQSSDAKLDVGFISKYPIESQHALYEKDSTMGGVLKSKIKIGKRSFVCYSLHLDYTNYACYLPRGYDGVTWKKLDRPVSDVGTIIEANRKSKRDEAIQDILSDVEKEDQSQSFIIAGDFNEPSHLDWTLATKDLFDHRGAVVPWDCSVLLEKAGFIDSFRQLYPNPVSHPGFTYPAFNKDVPIEKLAWAPTADDRDRIDYVYYRSKKPLKPVKANIVGPVETVKYGQKQEKDSEDNFLLPEGVWPTDHKAMLVMFKF, from the coding sequence ATGAAATTAAGGAAAATTATATTGCTTTTGGTGATAACCCTTTTAGGGCATACGCTCTTCGCTCAGGCAAAAAATGAGGTAAAGGTACTGCAAATCAATATCTGGCAGGAGGGGACTGTCGTGCCGAATGGGTTTCCTGCGATTGCAGACGAAATTATTGCCAAGCATGCAGATGTGGTTCTCTTTAGTGAAGTCCGCAATTACAAGGGAACAGACTTTATTCAGCGTATACTAACGGAACTCAAAGCTAAGGGGGCTATATATTTTGGCCAGTCCAGTGACGCAAAACTGGATGTCGGTTTTATTTCCAAATATCCGATTGAATCACAGCATGCGCTTTATGAAAAAGACAGTACTATGGGCGGGGTTTTAAAAAGTAAGATCAAGATTGGAAAGCGTTCTTTTGTATGTTATTCTTTACACTTGGACTACACGAATTATGCCTGCTATTTGCCACGTGGTTATGATGGTGTGACCTGGAAGAAGTTAGATCGCCCTGTTTCAGACGTAGGTACCATTATTGAGGCTAATCGGAAAAGCAAACGTGATGAAGCTATCCAGGATATCCTGAGCGATGTAGAAAAAGAGGATCAATCACAATCGTTTATTATTGCAGGTGATTTTAATGAGCCTTCGCATTTGGATTGGACATTGGCAACAAAAGATCTTTTTGACCATCGTGGGGCAGTGGTTCCCTGGGACTGTTCGGTTTTATTAGAAAAAGCCGGATTTATAGATAGCTTCCGTCAATTATATCCCAATCCGGTCAGTCATCCTGGTTTTACTTACCCTGCTTTTAACAAGGATGTTCCCATTGAGAAATTGGCATGGGCACCCACAGCGGATGATCGGGATCGGATCGATTACGTTTATTACCGCAGCAAAAAGCCGTTGAAGCCAGTAAAAGCTAACATTGTCGGTCCTGTGGAAACCGTAAAGTATGGGCAGAAGCAGGAAAAAGATAGTGAAGATAACTTCCTGCTGCCCGAAGGCGTGTGGCCAACCGATCATAAAGCGATGTTGGTTATGTTTAAATTCTAG
- a CDS encoding luciferase family protein, with amino-acid sequence MVRKLGFLKDIPLLAILFDSLMRLWMFIAKPELLHWIDDLEENVERMPGTTVGIHKYGGTAFNYSGKEFAHVHSNGLVDILLNKELKKSLMMEGKIKDHHLFKNSGWISFYLYNKQDVAYACYLLQKAYDRAREKQNSVFC; translated from the coding sequence GTGGTAAGAAAACTTGGCTTTTTAAAGGATATCCCTTTATTAGCCATCCTATTTGATAGTCTTATGAGACTTTGGATGTTCATTGCGAAGCCCGAACTGCTACATTGGATCGATGACCTGGAAGAAAATGTCGAACGTATGCCCGGGACGACGGTTGGGATACATAAATATGGCGGGACTGCGTTCAATTATTCGGGAAAGGAATTCGCACATGTACATAGCAATGGTTTAGTGGACATTTTATTAAATAAAGAGCTAAAAAAATCATTAATGATGGAGGGAAAAATCAAGGACCATCATCTATTTAAAAATTCAGGATGGATCAGTTTTTACCTTTACAATAAGCAAGATGTTGCCTATGCCTGTTACCTCTTGCAAAAGGCTTACGACCGTGCTAGAGAAAAACAGAATTCTGTATTCTGTTAG
- a CDS encoding protein adenylyltransferase SelO family protein gives MNIEQIKQPFLKKFPGDFSNNPTQRGTPKVLFATIEPTGFEQPQLIAFNEALSEEIGLGKFEEKDLNFLVGSHLPDNIQTYATAYAGHQFGNWAGQLGDGRAILAGEITNAVGKKTEIQWKGAGATPYSRRADGRAVLRSSVREYLMSEAMYHLGIPTTRALSLAFTGEDVLRDIMYNGNPQYEKGAVVIRTAESFLRFGHFELMFAQGGRTAYYRICLILRLKITSLKLFHPISRNIKIFLKMYVTARQT, from the coding sequence ATGAATATTGAACAGATCAAACAACCTTTCCTCAAAAAATTCCCTGGGGATTTTTCCAATAATCCTACACAGCGAGGCACGCCAAAAGTGTTATTTGCTACTATCGAACCTACTGGGTTTGAACAGCCTCAACTGATTGCTTTCAACGAGGCTCTTTCTGAGGAAATAGGGCTGGGTAAATTTGAAGAAAAGGACCTTAACTTTTTGGTAGGATCTCACCTACCCGACAATATTCAGACCTACGCTACAGCTTATGCGGGACATCAATTTGGTAACTGGGCCGGACAACTGGGCGATGGTAGGGCTATTCTTGCAGGCGAAATTACCAATGCCGTAGGTAAGAAGACCGAAATTCAATGGAAAGGAGCTGGTGCAACGCCCTATTCAAGACGTGCAGACGGAAGAGCCGTATTGCGGTCTTCTGTACGTGAATACCTGATGAGTGAAGCCATGTATCACTTGGGCATACCTACTACCAGAGCCTTAAGCCTGGCCTTTACGGGAGAAGATGTTCTTCGGGATATCATGTACAACGGCAACCCACAATACGAAAAAGGAGCTGTGGTAATCAGAACCGCCGAAAGCTTCCTTCGCTTTGGACATTTTGAACTGATGTTTGCTCAGGGGGGGCGCACAGCTTATTACAGGATCTGCTTGATTTTACGATTGAAAATTACTTCCCTGAAATTGTTTCATCCGATCAGCAGAAATATAAAGATTTTTTTGAAAATGTATGTAACCGCACGGCAGACTTAA
- a CDS encoding protein adenylyltransferase SelO family protein has translation MVSSDQQKYKDFFENVCNRTADLMVEWFRVGFVHGVMNTDNMSILGLTIDYGPYSMMDEYNLNFTPNTTDLPGRRYAFGKQAQIANWNLWKLANALQPIINDEKFLENTLNNFGVYFWEAHDKMLCKKFGFDGLKKEDEVFFSNWQGLMQELALDHTLFFNQLERITPETDLHEHFSPVAYAVLNEEKLSRLKEFMEHYQSRLHSNSISKAESLDLMKKTNPKFILRNYLLYQCIEEINAGKTAMLMKLTQALENPYQELFPEFSVKRPSSYDNTAGCSTLSCSS, from the coding sequence ATTGTTTCATCCGATCAGCAGAAATATAAAGATTTTTTTGAAAATGTATGTAACCGCACGGCAGACTTAATGGTAGAATGGTTTAGAGTAGGTTTTGTGCATGGGGTAATGAATACAGACAATATGTCGATCTTAGGCCTAACGATCGATTATGGCCCCTATTCAATGATGGATGAATATAATTTAAATTTCACGCCCAATACGACGGATCTACCAGGAAGGAGATATGCATTTGGAAAGCAGGCACAGATTGCAAACTGGAATTTATGGAAACTTGCGAATGCCCTCCAACCTATCATCAACGATGAAAAATTCCTTGAAAACACCCTAAATAATTTTGGCGTTTATTTTTGGGAAGCTCATGACAAAATGCTTTGCAAAAAATTCGGATTTGATGGGCTAAAAAAGGAAGATGAGGTTTTTTTTAGCAACTGGCAGGGTTTAATGCAAGAACTCGCATTGGATCATACCTTATTCTTCAATCAATTGGAAAGAATAACTCCAGAAACTGATTTACATGAACATTTTAGCCCAGTAGCTTACGCTGTGTTAAATGAAGAAAAGCTTAGCCGACTTAAAGAATTCATGGAACATTATCAATCCCGCTTGCATTCAAATTCAATTTCAAAAGCTGAGTCCCTGGATTTAATGAAAAAAACAAACCCCAAATTTATACTGCGGAACTATCTGCTTTACCAATGCATTGAAGAAATTAATGCTGGAAAAACAGCAATGTTAATGAAACTAACGCAAGCATTAGAAAATCCATACCAAGAATTATTTCCGGAATTTTCCGTCAAACGTCCTTCTAGCTATGACAACACCGCAGGATGTTCTACACTCTCATGCAGTTCATAG
- a CDS encoding MerR family DNA-binding protein: MKLISQLAREANIPIGTIRFYEKSGLISGKTKKDITSNNYVYYDDEVTEKLRFIKMAKAVGFTLAEIKQVIDAWYQKELTQTSKMEVLDLKLEQIDAKIRELKVMKKQIEQCKSNIQNGLSR; the protein is encoded by the coding sequence GTGAAATTAATTAGTCAACTAGCGAGGGAAGCGAACATTCCTATTGGAACTATACGTTTTTATGAAAAGAGTGGACTCATTTCTGGCAAGACAAAAAAGGATATAACTTCCAATAACTACGTTTATTACGATGATGAAGTAACCGAAAAACTGAGGTTCATAAAGATGGCAAAAGCTGTAGGTTTTACGTTAGCTGAAATTAAGCAGGTTATTGATGCATGGTATCAAAAAGAGCTAACTCAGACAAGTAAAATGGAAGTGCTCGATCTTAAATTGGAACAGATAGATGCTAAGATAAGGGAACTTAAAGTAATGAAAAAGCAAATCGAACAATGTAAAAGCAATATCCAAAATGGTTTAAGTCGATAA
- a CDS encoding alpha/beta hydrolase: protein MKTAYSDKELIKLVPGFTSNFIVINDISIHYVHGGKGDPIILIPGYPETWWAYHHVMPILAESNQVFVVEIRGMGSSDKPENGYDKKNIAKDIYKLVKHLDLDSVFIAGHDIGAHVAFSFACNYPQATSKLILLDTPHPDPSMYQLPMLPVLGGTYLYPWWLAFNQVKELPERLLEGRMSIVISWLFDNLLINKDSISQFDKSVYSEAYDNKDAIRCSNAWYQAFPQDIKDYASYSKLEMPVLAIGASGYDLLLHSLPEITRNLTLKKIENCGHFILAEKPIETAELIKAFLLTI from the coding sequence ATGAAAACAGCATATTCCGACAAAGAACTTATTAAACTTGTACCCGGCTTCACAAGCAATTTTATCGTAATAAATGACATTTCAATCCATTATGTTCACGGAGGCAAAGGAGACCCCATAATTCTTATTCCGGGTTATCCAGAAACATGGTGGGCGTATCATCATGTAATGCCTATATTAGCAGAAAGCAACCAAGTATTTGTAGTTGAAATTAGAGGAATGGGTAGCTCGGATAAACCGGAAAATGGTTACGACAAAAAGAACATCGCCAAGGATATCTACAAATTAGTAAAGCATTTAGACTTGGACAGCGTTTTTATTGCAGGTCACGATATCGGTGCACATGTTGCTTTTAGTTTTGCTTGTAATTATCCTCAAGCAACTAGCAAATTGATACTGCTGGATACACCACATCCAGACCCAAGCATGTATCAGCTTCCTATGTTACCTGTTTTGGGGGGAACTTATCTATATCCATGGTGGCTAGCTTTTAATCAAGTAAAAGAATTACCAGAAAGGTTACTTGAGGGACGCATGTCAATCGTCATCTCTTGGTTATTTGACAACCTGCTGATTAATAAAGATAGCATAAGCCAATTTGATAAATCTGTTTATAGTGAAGCTTATGATAATAAAGATGCTATTCGTTGTTCCAATGCATGGTATCAAGCCTTTCCACAGGATATTAAAGATTACGCGAGCTACAGTAAATTAGAAATGCCAGTCCTGGCGATTGGTGCAAGTGGCTATGACCTACTGCTTCATTCATTACCGGAAATCACCCGTAATCTAACACTTAAAAAAATTGAAAACTGTGGCCATTTTATTCTTGCGGAAAAACCTATTGAAACCGCCGAATTGATCAAAGCGTTTTTATTGACAATCTAA
- a CDS encoding GLPGLI family protein, which produces MRKYYIFFLFLFLSRLSFAQRLHAIYEYIPSAMATFKEDVYYDGTVKIAVRDSMPIRKQELNKDGDDEVASSFSITIGSGKRYNRVVIHQNKADQQLETRSIQGVNYLVTDKFPALVWNTDYTDVDTLGKHVCHKATASYRGTTLVAYYTNDIPVPVGPSKFGGLPGLIVMLYNESANPNYWYLKEVNYPYGGNIPVNDKYIQSLPKLSLEEFVKKDDQINEEQMRIMYSKMPMMEGVSVDKQKVRGSVEQVYEWEHQ; this is translated from the coding sequence ATGCGTAAATATTATATATTCTTTTTATTTCTATTCCTTTCCAGATTATCTTTTGCACAGCGGCTTCATGCGATATATGAATACATCCCATCAGCCATGGCTACTTTTAAAGAAGATGTCTATTATGATGGAACAGTGAAGATTGCAGTTCGTGATTCGATGCCAATACGCAAGCAGGAGCTCAACAAAGATGGCGATGATGAAGTAGCTTCCTCATTTTCGATAACAATCGGATCTGGCAAGAGGTATAACAGGGTCGTGATCCATCAAAATAAGGCTGACCAACAGCTAGAAACCCGTTCCATTCAAGGTGTTAACTATTTGGTGACGGACAAATTTCCGGCATTGGTCTGGAATACCGATTACACCGATGTGGATACGTTAGGCAAACATGTATGCCACAAAGCAACGGCCTCTTATCGTGGAACTACTTTGGTCGCTTATTATACCAATGATATTCCCGTACCTGTGGGACCATCGAAATTTGGTGGCTTGCCGGGCCTTATTGTGATGCTGTATAACGAAAGTGCCAATCCGAACTATTGGTACCTGAAGGAGGTGAATTATCCCTATGGGGGAAATATTCCCGTAAATGATAAATATATCCAGTCTTTACCCAAATTGAGCCTGGAAGAATTTGTCAAGAAAGACGACCAAATCAATGAAGAACAAATGCGTATTATGTACAGCAAAATGCCAATGATGGAAGGTGTAAGCGTTGATAAGCAAAAAGTTAGAGGCAGTGTAGAGCAAGTGTATGAATGGGAACATCAATAA